In one window of Onychomys torridus chromosome 7, mOncTor1.1, whole genome shotgun sequence DNA:
- the LOC118587346 gene encoding olfactory receptor 147-like, translated as MKIYRRMTDGNYSLVTEFILEGLTNRPELQMPLFFLFLGIYVVTIVANLGLITLISLNSHLHTPMYYFLFNLSFVDICYSSVFTPKMLMNFVVEKNTISYTGCLTQLYFFCFFVITECYILTAMAYDRYVAICKPLMYNIILSPQICAIFVFGAYVMGCWGSLAHTLCMARLTFCDANLVNHYLCDILPVLQLSCTSTYDNEVVVFVLVGMNIVVSTSTTFISYGFIIANILRISSTQGRAKAFNTCSSHIMTVSLFFGAAAFMYMQPSDVESMDKGKVASVFYTNVGPMLNPLIYSLRNKDVKLALKKTLKRKLFS; from the coding sequence ATGAAGATCTACAGAAGAATGACTGATGGAAATTACTCCCTGGTGACAGAATTTATCCTGGAGGGCTTAACTAACCGGCCAGAACTGCAAATGCCtctgtttttcctgtttctaGGAATCTATGTGGTTACTATAGTAGCCAATCTGGGCTTGATTACACTGATTTCATTGAATTCACACCTTCACACACCTATGTATTATTTCCTCTTTAACTTGTCATTTGTAGATATTTGCTACTCTTCTGTCTTTACCCCCAAAATGCTAATGAATTTTGTGGTGGAGAAAAACACCATCTCCTACACAGGTTGTTTGACTCAGCTCTACTTCTTTTGCTTCTTCGTCATTACAGAATGTTATATACTGACTGCCATGGCATATGATCGTTATGTTGCTATTTGCAAGCCACTGATGTATAACATTATATTATCCCCACAGATATGTGCTATATTCGTATTTGGGGCATATGTGATGGGATGCTGGGGTTCCCTGGCCCATACTCTTTGCATGGCAAGACTGACCTTCTGTGATGCAAACCTTGTCAATCATTATTTGTGTGATATCCTCCCAGTGCTCCAGCTTTCCTGTACCAGCACTTATGACAATGAGGTTGTGGTCTTTGTTCTGGTTGGCATGAATATTGTGGTGTCTACCAGTACCACTTTTATCTCCTATGGTTTTATCATCGCCAACATCCTCCGTATCAGCTCCACACAGGGCAGAGCTAAAGCCTTCAACACCTGCAGCTCCCACATAATGACTGTCTCACTCTTTTTTGGAGCGGCAGCATTTATGTACATGCAACCATCTGATGTAGAATCTATGGATAAAGGAAAAGTGGCCTCAGTGTTTTACACAAATGTTGGACCCATGCTGAACCCCCTCATCTACAGCCTAAGGAATAAGGATGTCAAGCTTGCTCTGAAGAAAACcctaaaaagaaaactattttcttaA